A window from Cryptomeria japonica chromosome 1, Sugi_1.0, whole genome shotgun sequence encodes these proteins:
- the LOC131063792 gene encoding uncharacterized protein LOC131063792 isoform X1, whose product MGFKDLNCLEYYEMGIKALNYLDLATMELNHNEIANETENISKEGDEILSAELDDEECVRLKKKSRRVSFADITSIHVFDRDEDFETPPDNKPNAGDNIVKTPPSGSSDSQPKDLQHKDIDQHLQVTPISSLQKEEFEVSDAQAATPVSVSDKGSPGEDREFFGPVSLWHIAPGMGVCSPVEDDITLDCTTFSLQFGKLMNPDKQCSNPAEVVKTPVSETEERALGTEDFKTPVEQTGQPLSENTMALTKPKQARWWVVSNDNTLDNCEGMIGMSSSQEKQIKYEYESMSPYLESMLAEKLSEVQPDVSFKELNQGKEYFGSSHSHTDSAFWKTGQGMKLKDSAGVEIKTSTIESEAYMKKGNAILMTDQERDQLAIENMPNKQNKGTELTAAADSFVFDFDKNLQQQQSPRLLRPQWKLEPNFLVDKEVDGCCIDINANECSENTKVTTDVKIIPSIIETVGTEQYNNTETMEGENCSSIKFEAEQQERQTKKLSDSKVGMEPKKYADLEMHGSTTGFMATKHCSGTGYMTTLEGNQSMTVTPKLETGNGTSPLKFETDQSQEKEKEIVTLNLRWGMGLKDTSDAEGETCNIDIRTTENNAIESGQSIAEIAAPNSEEDNHLRLSDDSHIEKSEEQQWQYKKSTPVNMELEVSAFDVRANKQNIDTKLVPDGEFKGHLEAHGSTIDMMATKHCKDTGYMTMLEGNQSMIVTARLKTGNDTSLSSFVTNQSQEKQKQIAAFNSRWDMGLKDPSSVEVETSNIDITTTEKNATESNQFMVEIATTNSKEDNNLRTSGNSHVHKCEEQKWQDTKSALVGLGCYMGNKNVNMDLKMSETEIAAAKHNNVTEVTQDVQMNLCVQSLEAIKCHEDGKMKQACELSLSHFDVMQQNLQGKLLASPRPDTTGKDLAMIEELSATDSIATNHGVLNTDADTNQYFLETLPTKHTPVSVSKFKGMQHQEQQERLLNLKLDVKLNDVGCVQTERSNNYITRFKEGNDIKLTPNLEMNHCDTKTVSMVDNFPCKLEGENSQEKEKSISSNLSQDREVNNPVNKELEVSTIDIKANKQNVDTKLASDGELKGHLEAHGSTIDMMTTKNCNNTGYTTMLEGNQSMIVIARLKTGNGTSLLNFEAEQSQEKQKQIAAMIPKWGMGLKDPSDVEVETSKIDIRTTENNATESSQSMVEIAATNCEENNNLLSLLAKHNNVSETPDVEMNSCALSIEAEKWHEDSEMKPVYKLSLDSFDGKQKKQQSKVLLNLRTDTMQKDFAMIEELSTTDNIVTNHAILNTDAEINQPMLDIGPTKHVPLSNHNFNGMQHEKQKERLSNLKLDVKSDDVDCVEKEKSTSCIMDFMERNNTMLVPNLERNQCDTKIGTSVDNFPCRFEGVLSPEKAKGLFLNLAQDIEVEEPVNVELETSAINVMENKQSIDTKLASGGELKQSLEIMVVKPNKDGRCTLSDCLSGLNFNRKDQMQQLMRKSELEMDPQRSLNMEREISTVPISTAQNNKINVTQKIETDHQMGITEAKDKEDAIFVPDIEKNQSLAQLHNQVKLSPPQCTAYFNREEEHHQQKQEQLSISSKGFKIHGKSKLSEDQLIGNSKEAGSILKPIEMNVTMPRNKQELKSFGFVEDTVLLDRCASFTNEYLEGSVKHFPEPDGAEERKGTAFGKDLFRVSPVSNRDTQQVCQHVGSEQIEVPYSVLSQPKIKHSIPRSDLSHSKCDAVSDSSVTPLKKQTELENTHKYPFISDENLEDSDSKDIQVSLPFSASVSKSLFKPMDSKECHDIPNNTLSTPKESSGNRLEVNLKSSSQIVQPNLSVSGIDQCKSILCKNKLSKNLNSIQINTPLNKRTGLAFHCSLPTQLISTDKKSKTVCELYDLKPNLSAVHKDASLFGNQHHGLCSNSESDLSSSVRPILSPIRGTMCEMTPLGPIADCGSLTNVKKSNYPSVIRNDAKGCSTSNNIFSTPLNLSNYGDANYGYSHLNSIEHLNMCGGSNQIDVKSSFKEHARDTHNANPVSNEHKLVTNFMDTCASNRNLMNNDFCRISHSKGNMQGQRHKESFLQKKPVFLNHENSKNFEYTDGDIILRNAVDSVNQLTSAVKLNTECSSTKSKNGEEVSCMGTENIEMHNNCGNISLPLSEKECSLTQRNKLQWKSFAETQLPSCTSGFISEGPMMLQHARGNGSAKTFEFPCATEKILSLQAHNDKGYLNKKRKCQEMDVQDPGSLIKDHTNSSLSFGIEPVESTLSGKVFLENSEGRMPSTKRLFVTRTKPTEDVIAVESRKLINVSDEICQEVEELHIPLICKPKTQEECLIFIFLSRPQLCLFQETLKFIQEDIDRMKISNNQQFQASDVKKCSQTESKFLKKSLGSLKWLQQVVAYEKSKLLLLQAKKHELMKEAQELHHGCQELDKLKSHYLQMTGRFGGSANTSISRAEKEDYVCFLEAEIKKQVENVSNKRMLTQGSLHKIEGENRKASERVIVMKPELEVLDNKIRDMCKFYCGFLKLKDDTNKEEITKMLKIHIEKQSLATLILKDIQLWIMKDIKCKPGSRFIELAYSDILHQRFVIEGDGPDANVLGSNRLDKKTVEKAFPLLNATEAFGFVLELKQSLKIGGPGSISQVVVETSFLYCTLIYVLEEVQTCRMGLQNLSFIQFVRTLGEELHLQLIFINCTLGLKARVILDMSNLRCAVYPSDILPLQIDVEQFGRQPRELLIVEEVHELTLALKPGYSRIKDLCGCISKFIKSRR is encoded by the exons ATGGGTTTCAAGGATTTGAACTGTCTTGAGTATTATGAAATG GGTATAAAGGCTCTGAATTATCTTGATTTAGCTACAATGGAGTTAAACCATAATGAGATTGCAAATGAAACCGAGAATATTAGCAAGGAAGGTGATGAGATTTTGTCAGCagaacttgatgatgaggaatgcgTTCGTCTAAAGAAAAAGTCCAGAAGGGTGAGCTTTGCTGATATCACGTCTATTCATGTTTTTGATAGAGATGAAGACTTTGAAACGCCCCCAGACAATAAGCCTAATGCTGGAGACAACATTGTTAAAACTCCACCAAGTGGGTCTTCAGATTCTCAGCCTAAGGATTTACAACACAAAGATATTGACCAACATCTTCAAGTAACACCAATATCTAGTTTACAGAAGGAAGAATTCGAGGTTTCTGATGCTCAAGCTGCTACTCCAGTCAGTGTGTCCGATAAAGGTTCACCTGGAGAAG ATAGGGAATTCTTTGGGCCAGTTTCCTTATGGCACATTGCACCTGGAATGGGTGTCTGCTCTCCTGTTGAAGATGACATTACGTTGGACTGCACAACATTTTCATTACAGTTTGGTAAACTTATGAATCCTGATAAACAATGCAGTAATCCTGCTGAAGTAGTCAAAACTCCTGTGTCGGAAACTGAGGAAAGGGCACTTGGAACAGAAGATTTCAAAACACCAGTAGAACAGACTGGGCAACCTTTGTCGGAAAATACCATGGCCCTTACCAAGCCGAAACAAGCTAGATggtgggttgtttcaaatgataataCCTTGGACAATTGTGAAGGAATGATTGGCATGAGCTCAAGCCAGGAAAAGCAGATCAAATATGAGTATGAAAGTATGTCCCCTTATTTAGAATCAATGCTAGCTGAAAAATTATCAGAGGTTCAGCCTGATGTCTCTTTCAAAGAGCTTAATCAAGGGAAAGAGTATTTTGGCTCTTCACATTCTCATACAGACTCAGCATTTTGGAAGACAGGGCAGGGAATGAAATTAAAAGATTCTGCTGGTGTAGAAATTAAAACATCTACTATTGAATCTGAAGCATATATGAAAAAGGGTAATGCCATATTGATGACAGACCAGGAAAGAGACCAGCTTGCAATTGAGAATAtgccaaataaacaaaataaaggcACTGAATTGACTGCAGCAGCAGACTCATTTGTTTTTGATTTTGATAAAAATCTGCAGCAACAGCAATCACCAAGGTTGTTGAGGCCACAGTGGAAATTGGAACCCAATTTTCTTGTTGACAAAGAAGTGGATGGGTGCTGCATTGATATCAATGCAAATGAGTGTAGTGAGAACACTAAAGTGACGACGGATGTCAAAATTATACCATCTATCATTGAGACTGTAGGTACTGAGCAATACAATAATACAGAAACAATGGAAGGAGAAAACTGTTCTTCAATCAAATTTGAGGCAGAGCAACAGGAAAGACAAACAAAGAAATTGTCAGATTCAAAAGTGGGTATGGAACCAAAGAAATATGCTGATTTAGAAATGCATGGGTCTACCACTGGCTTCATGGCAACTAAGCACTGTAGTGGTACTGGATATATGACTACATTAGAAGGAAACCAATCTATGACTGTGACTCCCAAATTGGAAACAGGAAATGGCACATCTCCCTTGAAATTTGAGACAGACCAGagtcaagaaaaagaaaaagaaattgtgACGTTGAACCTTAGATGGGGGATGGGATTAAAGGATACAAGTGATGCGGAAGGTGAGACATGTAATATTGACATCAGAACAACCGAGAATAATGCTATTGAAAGTGGCCAGTCTATAGCTGAGATTGCAGCACCTAACTCTGAGGAAGATAACCATTTAAGATTATCAGATGATTCACATATTGAAAAAAGTGAAGAGCAGCAATGGCAGTATAAAAAAAGTACACCAGTCAACATGGAATTGGAAGTCTCTGCCTTTGACGTCAGGGCAAATAAGCAAAACATTGACACAAAATTGGTACCAGATGGAGAATTTAAGGGTCATTTAGAAGCACATGGGTCGACCATTGACATGATGGCAACTAAGCACTGTAAAGATACTGGCTATATGACTATGTTAGAAGGAAATCAATCAATGATTGTCACTGCCAGATTGAAAACGGGAAATGACACATCTCTCTCAAGTTTTGTGACAAACCAGAgtcaagaaaaacaaaaacaaattgcaGCATTTAACTCAAGATGGGATATGGGATTAAAGGATCCAAGTAGTGTGGAAGTCGAGACATCCAATATTGATATCACAACAACTGAGAAGAATGCTACTGAAAGTAACCAGTTTATGGTTGAGATTGCAACAACTAACTCCAAGGAAGATAACAATTTAAGAACATCAGGTAACTCACATGTTCATAAATGTGAAGAGCAGAAGTGGCAGGATACAAAAAGTGCACTGGTAGGGTTGGGATGCTATATGGGGAACAAAAATGTCAACATGGATCTTAAGATGTCAGAGACTGAGATTGCTGCAGCTAAACATAATAATGTGACTGAAGTGACTCAAGATGTACAAATGAATTTGTGTGTCCAATCTCTTGAGGCAATAAAATGCCACGAAGATGGTAAAATGAAACAAGCTTGTGAATTATCTCTTTCTCATTTTGATGTAATGCAGCAGAACCTGCAAGGGAAATTGCTGGCGAGCCCTAGACCAGACACAACAGGAAAAGATCTTGCAATGATAGAAGAATTATCTGCCACTGATAGCATAGCAACCAATCATGGAGTTTTAAATACAGATGCAGATACCAACCAGTATTTCCTTGAGACTCTGCCAACAAAGCATACCCCAGTATCTGTTTCCAAATTTAAGGGTATGCAGCACCAGGAACAACAAGAGAGATTGCTGAATTTGAAGCTGGATGTAAAACTAAATGATGTGGGTTGTGTACAAACAGAAAGGTCTAACAATTACATTACGAGATTTAAGGAGGGGAATGACATAAAGCTGACTCCAAATTTGGAAATGAACCACTGTGACACTAAAACTGTATCAATGGTAGATAATTTTCCTTGTAAACTTGAGGGGGAAAATTCTCAAGAGAAAGAGAAAAGTATCTCTTCGAATTTGTCACAAGACAGAGAAGTTAACAATCCTGTCAACAAGGAATTGGAAGTCTCTACCATCGACATCAAGGCAAATAAGCAAAATGTTGACACAAAATTAGCATCAGATGGAGAATTGAAGGGTCATTTAGAAGCACATGGGTCGACCATTGACATGATGACAACTAAGAACTGTAATAATACTGGCTATACAACTATGTTAGAAGGAAATCAATCAATGATTGTGATTGCCAGATTGAAAACAGGGAATGGTACATCTCTCTTGAATTTTGAGGCAGAACAGAgtcaagaaaaacaaaaacaaattgcaGCAATGATCCCAAAATGGGGTATGGGATTAAAGGATCCAAGTGACGTGGAAGTTGAGACGTCCAAGATTGATATCAGGACAACTGAGAATAATGCTACTGAAAGTAGCCAGTCTATGGTTGAGATTGCAGCAACTAACTGTGAGGAAAATAACAATTTATTATCATTATTGGCTAAGCATAATAATGTATCTGAAACTCCAGATGTAGAAATGAATTCATGTGCCCTTTCAATCGAGGCAGAAAAATGGCATGAAGACAGTGAAATGAAACCAGTGTATAAGTTATCTCTTGACAGTTTTGATGGAAAGCAGAAGAAACAACAGAGTAAAGTGCTGCTGAACCTTAGAACAGACACAATGCAAAAAGATTTTGCAATGATAGAAGAATTATCCACCACTGATAACATAGTGACTAATCATGCAATTTTAAATACAGATGCAGAAATCAACCAGCCTATGCTTGATATTGGGCCAACAAAGCATGTCCCACTTTCTAACCACAATTTTAATGGTATGCAGCATGAGAAACAGAAAGAGAGATTGTCAAATTTGAAATTGGATGTTAAATCGGATGATGTGGATTGTGTAGAAAAAGAAAAGTCTACCAGTTGCATCATGGATTTTATGGAGAGAAATAACACAATGTTGGTGCCAAATTTAGAAAGGAACCAGTGTGATACTAAAATTGGGACATCTGTAGATAATTTTCCTTGTAGATTTGAGGGGGTGCTTTCTCCAGAGAAAGCGAAAGGGCTGTTCTTGAACTTGGCACAAGACATAGAAGTGGAAGAACCTGTCAATGTGGAATTAGAAACCTCTGCCATTAATGTCATGGAAAATAAGCAAAGTATTGACACAAAATTGGCATCAGGTGGAGAACTGAAGCAGTCATTAGAGATCATGGTTGTTAAGCCCAACAAGGATGGCCGATGTACATTGTCTGATTGTCTATCTGGTCTAAATTTTAATAGGAAGGACCAGATGCAACAATTAATGCGGAAGTCAGAATTGGAAATGGATCCCCAGAGATCTCTGAACATGGAAAGGGAGATTTCTACAGTTCCAATCTCAACAGCTCAGAACAATAAAAttaatgtgacacaaaaaataGAAACAGACCATCAGATGGGGATCACAGAAGCTAAAGACAAAGAAGATGCCATATTTGTTCCAGACATAGAAAAGAACCAGTCTCTTGCTCAGTTGCATAATCAAGTCAAGCTTTCTCCACCACAATGCACTGCATATTTCAATCGTGAGGAGGAGCACCATCAACAGAAACAAGAACAGTTATCAATTTCTAGTAAAGGTTTCAAAATACATGGAAAGTCCAAGCTTTCAGAGGATCAGCTGATTGGTAATTCGAAGGAAGCTGGATCAATTCTTAAACCAATTGAAATGAATGTCACAATGCCTAGAAATAAACAAGAACTGAAGTCTTTTGGTTTTGTTGAGGACACGGTTTTGCTTGACAGATGTGCCTCATTTACTAATGAGTATTTAGAAGGGTCTGTTAAACATTTTCCTGAGCCAGATGGAGCAGAAGAAAGGAAGGGCACAGCGTTTGGTAAGGACTTATTTCGTGTTTCTCCTGTTTCAAACAGAGATACCCAGCAGGTTTGCCAACATGTTGGTTCAGAACAGATTGAGGTCCCTTATTCAGTTCTGTCACAGCCAAAAATTAAACATTCCATCCCTAGGTCTGATTTGTCTCATTCCAAGTGCGATGCAGTTTCTGACAGTTCAGTGACACCTTTGAAGAAGCAGACAGAGTTAGAAAACACACATAAATATCCATTCATTTCTGATGAAAATCTAGAAGATAGTGACTCCAAGGACATACAAGTATCTTTACCATTCTCTGCTTCTGTTAGCAAATCACTTTTCAAGCCCATGGATTCAAAAGAATGCCATGATATTCCCAACAATACTTTGTCTACTCCAAAGGAATCTTCAGGCAACAGACTAGAAGTGAACTTGAAATCTAGCAGTCAAATTGTTCAGCCAAATCTTTCCGTGTCAGGAATTGATCAATGTAAAAGCATTTTATGTAAGAACAAACTTTCAAAGAATCTAAATAGTATACAAATTAACACTCCTTTAAATAAGAGAACAGGTTTGGCTTTCCACTGCAGTTTGCCGACACAGTTGATTTCTACTGATAAGAAAAGCAAAACTGTGTGTGAGCTATATGATCTGAAGCCAAATTTGTCAGCAGTTCATAAAGATGCTTCATTATTTGGCAACCAACATCATGGTTTGTGTAGTAATTCAGAGAGTGACTTATCATCTTCAGTGCGGCCCATTCTTTCCCCTATTAGAGGTACTATGTGTGAGATGACACCTTTGGGTCCTATTGCTGACTGTGGTAGTTTAACTAATGTGAAAAAGTCGAATTATCCATCTGTCATTAGAAATGATGCAAAAGGCTGCAGTACATCAAACAATATCTTTTCCACACCTTTAAATTTGAGCAATTATGGGGATGCAAATTATGGTTATTCACATCTTAATAGCATAGAACACTTGAATATGTGTGGTGGAAGCAACCAGATTGATGTAAAAAGTTCCTTTAAAGAGCATGCCAGAGATACACACAATGCAAATCCAGTCTCCAATGAGCACAAGCTAGTTACAAATTTTATGGACACCTGTGCATCAAACAGAAATTTGATGAACAATGACTTCTGTAGAATTTCACATTCAAAGGGCAACATGCAAGGGCAGAGACATAAAGAATCTTTTCTCCAAAAGAAACCTGTCTTTTTAAATCATGAAAATTCCAAAAATTTTGAGTACACAGATGGTGACATCATTCTTAGAAATGCCGTTGACTCTGTCAACCAGCTGACATCTGCAGTAAAATTAAACACAGAATGTTCAAGCACAAAATCAAAGAATGGTGAG GAAGTTAGTTGCATGGGAACCGAAAACATCGAGATGCACAATAATTGTGGAAATATTTCCTTGCCCTTATCAGAAAAGGAATGTAGCTTAACTCAACGAAACAAATTACAATGGAAAAGCTTTGCAGAGACACAACTTCCAAGTTGTACAAGTGGATTTATTTCTGAAGGACCAATGATGCTACAGCATGCCAGGGGTAATGGTAGTGCTAAAACATTTGAATTCCCATGTGCTACAGAAAAGATATTATCCTTGCAGGCACACAATGACAAGGGATATCTAAATAAAAAGCGAAAATGTCAAGAGATGGATGTACAAGACCCAGGCAGTTTGATAAAAGATCACACAAATAGCAGCTTGAGTTTTGGTATCGAGCCTGTGGAGAGTACTCTTAGTGGTAAAGTTTTTTTGGAAAATTCAGAAGGAAGGATGCCTTCTACCAAAAGACTCTTTGTTACTAGAACAAAACCTACAGAGGATGTTATTGCAGTGGAATCAAGAAAGTTGATTAAT GTTTCTGACGAGATTTGTCAAGAAGTTGAAGAGCTGCATATTCCATTGATTTGCAAGCCTAAAACTCAAGAAgaatgtttaatttttattttcttgtcacgACCACAA CTTTGCCTTTTTCAAGAGACACTGAAATTTATCCAGGAAGACATAGATAGGATGAAAATTTCAAACAATCAACAATTTCAG GCATCGGATGTAAAGAAGTGCTCACAGACTGAAAGCAAATTTCTTAAAAAGAG TTTGGGATCTTTAAAGTGGTTGCAGCAAGTTGTTGCATATGAGAAGTCTAAATTGCTACTACTGCAAGCAAAAAAACATGAACTGATG AAGGAGGCCCAAGAATTGCATCATGGATGCCAGGAACTGGACAAACTGAAATCACATTACTTACAAATGACAGGTCGATTTGGAGGATCTGCTAATACATCCATAAGCAGAGCAGAAAAAGAAGATTATGTTTGTTTTCTTGAAGCTGAAATTAAGAAACAG GTGGAAAATGTTTCAAATAAGAGGATGCTTACCCAGGGAAGTTTGCATAAGATTGAAGGAGAGAACAGG AAAGCAAGTGAAAGAGTTATAGTTATGAAGCCGGAGCTTGAGGTTCTTGACAATAAGATCAGAGATATGTGCAAGTTTTATTGTGGATTTCTGAAACTTAAAGATGATACAAACAAGGAAGAGATTACAAAAATGCTGAAAATTCATATTGAAAAGCAATCTCTAGCTACCCTTATTCTTAAAGACATCCAA CTTTGGATTATGAAGGATATAAAATGTAAGCCTGGCAGTCGTTTTATTGAGCTTGCTTACTCTGATATTCTACACCAGAG GTTTGTAATTGAGGGAGATGGCCCAGATGCAAATGTTTTGGGTAGTAATAGGCTGGATAAGAAGACTGTTGAGAAG GCCTTTCCCTTATTGAATGCTACGGAAGCCTTTGGATTTGTTCTGGAATTGAAGCAAAGTCTCAAGATTGGGGGGCCTGGAAGTATTTCCCAAGTAGTTGTG GAAACAAGCTTTCTTTATTGCACTTTGATATATGTGCTGGAAGAAGTACAAACATGTCGGATGGGATTACAGAATCTCTCTTTTATTCAATTTGTTCGTACTCTTG GTGAAGAGTTGCATTTACAGTTAATATTTATTAACTGCACACTGGGGCTAAAGGCCAGAGTTATACTTGATATGAGTAATCTTCGGTG TGCGGTGTACCCTTCTGATATCCTTCCACTCCAAATTGATGTTGAACAATTTGGGAGGCAGCCAAGAGAGTTATTGATTGTTGAGGAAGTTCATGAATTAACACTGGCCTTAAAACCAGGTTATTCAAGGATAAAAGATCTCTGTGGTTGCATCTCCAAGTTTATCAAAAGCAGGAGATAA